Below is a window of Ahaetulla prasina isolate Xishuangbanna chromosome 1, ASM2864084v1, whole genome shotgun sequence DNA.
aaaatcctcttgcACATAAAACGCATGGGAAAGTTTTCCATCTTGTCCTCTCTGttatacaggggtgggattcagccggtttggaccggttcgggtgtaccggtagctccgatgatcaggtgGGTCCGCCCGCCTATCCCTgtgcgctttacttacctttattctCTGAGCTGATTCgcgcagcagagcggattgctgtgCCTCACCTGTGTTAGTCCCCAGAAGTAACAGGAAAGTTTAGTTTTGTCAAAACTGCACAAGCAAAGGGCGcaatcaccaaaccggttgttaaaccagcaggatcCCATCACTGCTCTTATATGATAGCTTTTAGAGTGGAGGACTTTTCGTGCTCTAAGAAAGTATTTGGCCATATGACTCTTTGCAAGAACTGTGAGGTGATTTACTCAAGAGTTGTTTTAATCCATTGTATACTTGCTTTTGACTGAACCCAACTTGCAAACCCAACTTGCAGCAAAGTTTTACATGTGTATAAATAATTTCAATTTTTGTGGTTTCTCTTCGAAGGGGCTAGTGGGTAATTGCTGAGGTTTACCACATGTGATATAGCCCTTGTCTGAGCGCCATGAGCTTGCTTGAAAGTTTGGCAGCTTGGCCTTCCCCAAGCTAAACGAATAACATGAAGAAACATCCTCACACACAAAGGCCTCAAATTCAGAGATAGCCATTTGGGGAAAGACCTGTGTTACAGTGTCCTGGCCATCTTACACTCTAAAAGCCGGCTTGCTTTTGAGCAAGGCCTTGGGGAGAACAGCCATGATTTCAACTGATGAATTTCTACACTGCACTGCCTCTTTCCCTGCAGCTGCTGAAAGATGCAAGCAAGACTTTCCTTCTTCTTCAGTGACACAGTTTCCTGTGTCAGGTGGTTTTGCTAAGCAGCGATGGCAGTTACTGACCCCCTCTCAAGGGGTCAGGATGTATGTGGCTTAGGTTGAGGAAATACAAGGGCTTGACAAGGGCTTGGTGAGAGGCAGTAGGAACGCATAGTGCAGGATATGTTGCTGTCATTTCTcataagttgctggctgggggcaGAATGCGGCCAAGCGCAGAAATGTCATCCGCTGACACAACTAGGTCTGCTTTTCCTTCTTGGGTTTGCCCAGACCGAGTTTACAAGAAAAACATCAATCTGGAAACTCTGCAAAGATGTTATTACAGAAAAACGTCATTTGCCTaataaaaattggggggggggcatgtataagtgcaccagtgtgcctaccatccctgtcctactgttcccgattatatgtaatcattctatgtgtttgtggctatgttttgcctatttatatccttttttatgTGCCAatctttttcatgtgtccatgtctatgtctatactgttacgtgtttccttgttcttgttgataattaaataaataaataaataataaattaaaaaaataaaataaaaatacaggcgGGTTAACTAGACTAATGGTTGTATGGGAGCAAGAGGAAAGATCTGTGATTAGGACCATGATGTGtggggaaattatttttttcataaatttGGTACAAAGTAGGGGAAATGGAAAGTTCTGCCCTTTATAACATCTGTTTGTTTCTTTGAACCTGAGGAGAGGTAGACATAGCCAATCCTGGCTAACAGTGAAACAAACCAAGATCTGCTTAACGTTTGAACAGGACAGCACCAGATGATTCTAGGACTGTAGTTTAGATCAacatttctcaactttagcaattttaagatggatggactttaaCTACCTGAATTCCCCAACCAAAATGCTTGAGCTGaaatcttaaagatgccaaggttgagaatcactggtctagaccaaaaagtaaaaaaaataaaataaaattggaagaggCACTGGCAAAACTCTTCTGCATTATTTCTAAGGAAACTTAAAGGGGATGTCCAGGAAGTCACCAGGATGTCAAGCCTGGCTTGAGGGAGTCTTTATTGCTACCTTTTTGCAGTGTAAAAAATGGTGGTGTTGGTTACTTGTTCAGAGTTCTTTCTTTGCATGAATGTTTGAAACACCTGTCAGTCAGTAAACCAAGTAAGATAGGAATGCCAGAAGTGTCTGTGACAGCCTGCAACAATTCAGGGACTCCAAAATTTTTCCTCCACATTATCTATTTACCGTGTTCCTAACCTGCTCTCCCTGCTTCGTAGTCTTATTTCTTTCTCTTGCATTTCCTGTTTCTTCCTTGCTCTGTTCCTTCAACTCCCTGCTGTGTTCTTGCTTCCTCTGCTTGCTCCATGTCATACCTCAACCTGTTTGCTCCTTACGCTCTCTAGTGTGCTTTTGGCCACTCTTCTTGGCCTTTCCCCTTACACCCACCTTACCCTCTGCCCAAAGGGGCACCTGGGCAAGGCTCATCACTGCTTTCTCCATTCTCCTAGTCAATTTGCCTCCATGCTACTGTCCTGGTCACATTTGCTCCTGGTCATTTGTGTCTTACGTattcattttctgtttttaacttACATTTATTAactttccttcccccacccccctcagAAAACTCCCACCTCACAGGCCTGTAAAAAAAccaagtatggcttccaaaccacAAAATTATGTACCATTAAAATAAGGGCTTTGTCAGGCTTATATGCCCTGTTCTTGAAAACAAGCTTTGGACTGCTTCATTGTTACCTGCTTGTTCCATTCATCCACAATTGTCAGGAGATTAATTAACAGTATATGAAACAGCAAAATAAATGAGTTCTTGATAGCTGATGAAAGATGCAATCTGTCTTCACTTTCCCTATGCAGATGACCTTATGGTGAAGCAACATTACCCCCCACTCCCCTGCATTTTCCATTAAAGAGATATTTAAAGGTCTAAGTAGCAATTCCCTGGAAAAATAAATGTCATTAGGATTGTAATACCTACCAATCTGTCACCTTCTGAAAAGAAAAGGATCCTTATATGGCTCCTCCTCTCCTCATCTTAAATGCTGGTCCAGGGAACAGAGGTCAACCATGTTGTTCTAGTTGATTTCCTTTGCTTTGCAGGAAGCATGACAATGAATAATGTAGGTAGATCTGGAAAAGAGTCAAGTTATTTCTAGGCTGGTTATTTGCATATTATTGGTAAAGAGAAAACTATCACCAAAAAAGCAAGGCAAGCAGATGTAGTAAAGTTTGcataggttcccctcgcacatatgtgctagtcgttcccaactctagggggaacTACtgtatgctcatctccatttcaaagctgaagagccagtgctgtcggaatacgtctccgtggtcatgtggctggcatgactaaatgccaaaggcgcgtgGAAAActcttactttcccaccaaaggtggttcctatttttctacttgcattttttatgtgctttcaaacttctaggttggcagaagctgggacaagtaacgggactcaccccgttacgcggcactagggattcgattgacaagctcagcttcttagccactgagccactgcgtcccttcaaAGTTTGCATATGCTTGTCTAAATGTCATAGAAAttcattagaaataaaatatatctcgTCATCTTCATgagcactacaggtagtcctagacttacagccattcttttagcaactgttcagagcagggtgtcaaattcatgttGTCACAatggtgtcacatgatgtattgtgaattccccccccttcgctaacttggttgtgggcatggccagcacgtgacacatctggctggcaggccgcgagtttgatagccctggtttagagttacagtggcactgaaaaaagtgatttaagacAGGTTCTTgcgcttatgactgttgcagcatccccacagccaCATGAGgaaatttgagtgcttggcaactggcatgtatttatgatggttgtaattCCTGAGATAATCTGATTGCCATTCCCAGCCAGAtaccaacaagcaaagccaatgggggggaCGacgactggatttgcttaacgataaTGCTTCATTTAATTACATAACAGCTGTGTTAAAAAAGTCACAAAAACTCGTGTAGcaattatcttgcttagcaatggaagcaaggactacctactaaataaataatttagtaataaattatttattgttGTGTAAGCATGTCCCACATCTGCATTGTCTTGCTATTAGCTAATAATCCCTTAGATGTTTCCTAATATTTACTGGCGTGTCATCTACTGAACTTTTGTCCTCATCTCACTTGCAGTTTAACAGCAATATTAGAACACTCAGGCAGCCCCATTTCACAATGCAAATGGTCTAATAATAGTAACAGTGTGTTGATAGAGAGCAAGAGGAATCTATGTGGTGAGGTTGAGGTTGTCCATTCTGCAAGAATCATTTGGGAGACTAGTGAGGCATATAGAAGGAAGTTGGCAGAAGAGGGTGTCACTGAGATGGAGAAGGCAAATGAGGTAGGGAGTAAGCTGTCCTCAGGGAAGAGGAATTGGGACTGCTCACTACTGCCCCACTACTAATCTCCTAATCTCTTCCAAAGTACTACATAACAGTCCCTGGTCTCTGGGCTTTGCTCAGTGATGGTGAAACTTTTTGGGACCGAGTGGGCCGCAATCCGGAAAAGGAGCTGTTCAGGGCGCATGCGCGCACCCAAAAATGAAGTTACTgtttctggcatgcgcatgcgcgccctacagctactcttctgggtttctggcacacatgcgtgcacaatgatcagctggccagcacacatgctcatgcaggaaaacggaagactagctcttccagtttctgccacTGCCGCacacaaaaaggccagctgatcgttgcacGCCATGTACGCCAGAAACtcagaagaggaacgggcaacgctgtgtgtgccaggcaacatggctccgtgtgccacttcgggcacgcatgccataggtttgccatcatggctgtaGCGAAATGCCTGGTCTTCCCCTAGTGTGGCTCTTCCCTGTTTATAACTTGATTATGGATGGCAGCAAAGACTAGTTTTTATCATTGGAACCTGTATGGAGGATGACTTTCATGGGGATATGTCCATCTGGGTGTTACAGCAGGCATGACTcttgacatgcaagcaagagtgGCTCTGATCATCTGGGAAATTAAGCAGAGAATCAAATCTTCTCTCATATGTATAACTGGTACAGAGCCTTGACTGctagacttcctggttgactcCAGGCTTTTGGTGCTGAAggatttcaatttatcttcccccAGGATGGGAGGCAGTTTGTACATTTTTGTCCATCCTGACAATCAAAGACTTATCCCAAACGATCATGGGTTTAACCCATGGAAGAGATTATATAATAGAAGTGATGGTGGGGGGGCATATTTCTCAGCCctttgagattttatttatttatttatcatatttaggtAATCATGGTCAGATCATGTTCTAATTTTCATAGAATTTTACTATGCCACAAGCCTTCACGGGAAACAAGGGCCTATTCAATCAGTCTGtgccccaggcacctgatggctCCCATGTGCTTTCATGTGGCACTTGGGAATTTTCTGGAAATGAAAGCAGTCTATAGAGTGCTTGGTTGATCACAAAGATAGATGACTGACAGCAGTGTAGCCTACTGGTTAAGACTTAGACTGAATCCCAGCAAGATAAAATAATAGTAAATCTGAAGTTATATTGAATCTGAATATATTTCATCTTTAATTCTAGATGGGGCTGTGCTCCTCAGGACGAAAGTGGTTTACAATTTAGGAGTTCTTTTGACTCACAACTCTTGCTCACCATTGCCAAGAGAGATTTCACACAATTCTATTTTATGTGCCAGTTGCAATTGTTCCTGGATGAAAGAACTTTGTACACAGTCCCTCATGTCTTGTCACTTCTCAGTTTGATTCTTTCAATTCAGTCTTTAAGAGACTGCCCCAAAGACTATTCAGATGAGGAACAGAGGGTTTGCTGGGAATCCTGCCTTTGAGATAATGCACTCATGAAGGGAACCCAGAGATGATGGCTCCTCTTGTATGTAATAGCGTACCCCTAATTGTTTTACACCTTTCCCCGCAAAATATTAGGGCTTCTAAAAGGTTATGAAACCCGTCTCTTCAAGAAGAGTTTGGAGAATATAATAGTTTAGCCTGTCCTCAGGGATTGGCTAGagtctttttttctatttgttaTCCTAAAGTTGTAGATGTAAACtttattgtatttgtttatttatttatccactcACTTATTTGAAATATATGGTTACCCATTTGCCAAATCAGCCTTCAATATTCATTGAGAGATTACTGATGGGAGCTGCCTTTGTTTTAGGAAGGGTGATGAGAAATTTGTAGCTTTAGTAATTCATCAATCAGTTCCCAATCTGATTTTCCTTGTCTCATCAAAAAtgacaatatattttaataatcagaTAATACCATAATAAGCATCAGAAGAGAATTTCATTATCCTTTGCCAGATATCCCTTGAGCCAATGGAGGCCAATGGTATACAAATTGATTGTACAATTGTGTACAATCAATTGTACATGCATATATCCATGACAGAATTATGTCAGAATTCCTATGAAGAATTGATTAATCATTCAGGTGTTGCAGTCACATATAATGGAATGTTTTAAGAATACCCATACTGAAATGCTTGCAATAAAGATCCTCTTAGTAAGTATGGAAGGAAGTAAGGATCTCACTAATCTACTGTTTTTAACTCTGGTTCTGTGAAGAATTATTAAAAGCTTTAAGTGCACAATTAATTTTACAATTTTGATATAACTTTGATATAACACAATTAGAATGTTTATATCCAGAGAGGACTAGGTCTTGTTTTGCAGGTGGGTTGATTACCCACATTATTTCCTCTGGTTAtatcctattttttttccttcattaaaGGAGAGTGAAGACTTGGAGAGACAGAATGCGGCTTTGCGGCGAGAAATCAAACATCTAACAGAGGAACTGAAGCATTTTTCCACAGTGTTGAATTCCCATGAGACTCATTGCTCGATTCTCCAGACACAACCTCCAGGGCCTTCAGAGGTGCTTTTTACCCCACTTGCTTTTCCTCAGAGCCATATCAGCTCATCTTGTTTCCAGCACTGATATCAATACTTGGATTGAAAAAAAAGCTTGGATTCCATGCCTAGAACAATGAGATGAGGTTTCTGCCTTGGACAGCTCAGAATATCTAGCAGATGCTCTGCCTAGCAGAATGTGGAGTCAAGATGTCTTGGATCCGACCTTGGGCGGATAGCAGGACATAAAAGAAGTGTTGCTGCCAAGGGCTTGCGTTGGTAAATGAGATCCAGACAACAAGATAACAACATATTTCTGTTATTTGCACTGAAGTACTGCATATTGATGTGTGTTCTTTTGCAAAATGTGTACGCTACTGGCTCTAGAAACGTGATTCTCAGAAAGTAGCTAAAAGTAATTCATTATTTTCctaaataaaatttcttttttttaaaaaaaaactgacatattttattttaaagtctgattttttgcttttatttctatCAATTCCTCCCCCACCTGGTTCCAAGCCCTTAATCAATGGGACAAGAAAAACATGTCTGTGAGACAAACATTGGTTGTATTAGCCCAGCACAACAGATCACACAGCCAAACTTTAGCTTAGTGTGTTCTGTAGTCCCATCCTTTGCAGTTATTGAATTAATTCTGAAACTGATTCACCACGGATGTCTGGCATGAACGCAGCCACAGGTTTACACtgatcatattttatttttatttatatcctacctttattatatttttataaacatatctaacactcctattttccccacaacaacaatcacaACCTTGTGAGGTAAGCTCGGCTGAAACAGTATGAATGATCCAAGGTTATCCAACCCGCTTtcgtggctaaggtgggactagaattcacagtctcctagtttctagcctgatgccttaattactAGTCCTACCTGCCTCTCATAATTAGCAggtgcctttttgtttctttattcaaTGTTAGTTATTAGTGTAAGGTGGGGATGGGAGGCAAGCAGGACTTCAGGagttgagaaagaaatattaattctttgttcttttcctAGTCTGGGTTTAGAACTCCCTAGGTATCCTGTTAAGTTATTTAAtagctggaacagtaaagtgTATAATGGGCCAGAACACATAGTTGTAGTTGATTAGTTGGAGAGTGTAGGCTCCTGCccgagggccgtggtggctcaaggctgtaagaagcctgttattaaaaccagctgcctgcaattactgcaggttctagtcccaccaggtccaaggttgactcagccttccatcctttataaggtaggtaaaatgaggacccagattgttgggggggcaataagttgactttgtaaatatacaaatagaatgagactattgccttacacactgtaagccgccctgagtcttcggagaagggcgggataaaaatgtaaaaaaaaaaaaaaacctacattatGATTGGTTGCTGGGTGTAAAGGGagagtttcctttttttcctgcctttttcttcTCTGTGCTCTGTATGCTGTTCTATGATCTACCTGACGATTTACCTCATAATGTAGTGATGTGCCTGACTATCTTGTTTGCTGTAAatagaaatgtaaaatatatttatttatataaaactacaagttcgTGTCAGCGTCTCTGACTCCATTTAGATACCGACTGCGCAACTATAGAAAATATGTCATAAAAGCTACTaatcatataatacataaaagatGCAAATTGTACAGTCCTTTAATTGATTTGAAAGGAGAGTTTAACATCTATATATGATAACACTGTGATGCAGAAATTAGAAGTAACATCCATTTACCCTGTTACATAAAAGCACCAGAACTATGTTTTCCCCAACTGACTTTTAGTCCCTTGAATGTATTATCAGATCTGGCAGATGCTTGTATTCAATGGTAGCATGCATAATCAGCACTATGTATAAGGCCTCTGtgtttattaatattaaaattaaattctggATGAACAGTTTTGTTTCCATTTATTTAGCTGATCTCAAAGCTAATCTGCCATTCTCAGGGAAGCTAGAGGCTCGGGTGGTTCTGAATTGCTACACATAATAACATAAAcacattttttctttcaaaagtttTGATAAACAAGGGAACGTGTTGTCCTTGTTTTGGAGAACATATTCCACTGTTATACAAATATTTGTTAGCATCAGGGGTTTATTTCCAGTGATTATGAAAATAATTTGTCCAAAATCATAGGGACAAATGCTAATGGAAAACCCCATGAAATACCccttggttggggttttttttgtttgtttattttaatagCTGGGGAATTATATAAAATGATGCCTAATAAAAAGTCCAGATAGATAGTTTGCCAGCTGGCTAGTTATTTTGAATTCCTTTCTTACCTTTATATACAGTAGGTCTGTGTAAATCACTTCTCAAATATCTTTAACAGTTTGCTCCTTTCCCCCTTGAGAGACAGCCATTGTTTTCCCAAGGTCAGCTGTAAATTCGTTTACAATAGTGACTGCAGTTATCTTACCTGATTGCATTGGATATCAGAACTATGAACTTTATTTGGGTTAATTATTTTGACACAGAGTATTAGACCCCTTccatcctggacatgaactgtttcaactcctaccctcaaaacgacgctacagagcacagcacaccagaacaactagacacaagaacagttttttcccaaacgccatcactctgctaaacaaataattccctcaaccctgtcaaactatttactaaatctgcactactattaatcttctcatcgttcccgtcacccatctccttccacttatgactgtaactttgttgcttatatccttatgatttatactgatattgtttcctgattgcttatttgtaccccatgactatcattaagtgttgtatcattaagtgttaaatttgtaccctatgactatcattaagtgttgtaagcgttgtaccttaatgaaggtatcttttcttttatgtacactgagagcatatgcaccaagacaaattccttgtgtgtccaatcacacacttggccaataaaaaaattcaattcaattcaattcaattcaattcaattctattctattctattctatggaaaaACTTGAATAATAAAGACAGGTTTAAAAAGACATAGTCTCCTAATTTATTTGACATTCAACATACACAAGGTGGTGTCCCTCACAAACTATGATTTTGAAAAAACAATAGAATTGTCATGTACCAGTACATCTTTCTGAAAGAATAAGGATAAATATGATcgcaggagaaaaggagaaaggctaattttaatatttatgctATAAATGCTACCAAAGGCTTCACTGCTGCTTATTTTCATCTGACctgctgaaaaagtgatttactcAACACTTGAACAGAGATAGAGGATTGCAGTTGGATTGCAGTACTGTAATTCTTGCACTCTTAAAGAACATCTCATTCAGAAGCTACAGTCAGAATCTTGAATAGTGTCATTCCAGCATTACAAATCAAAGTCACATACAAGGCAGCAGAAGCACTTGAAGTCCAAAGAGAAGCTCATAATTCAAGATCCAGCATCCATCTGATGGAATAAGGTAACTTCTCTTCCAATGAAGCTCAACTCCTAGTGACTTCATTAACATatacatgcagttttcttggcaaaacataAAAGTCGTTTGTCCTTACGTTCTGGGAATTTTTCAATTTCCTTTTGTCCAAGTACTAACCAACTTTGGCCTTACTCTGGTTTTGAGCCAAGAAGGTAGTCAACCAGATTCTACTCTCATAGTAGACTTACACAGTAAGCTAATTGGATTGTAAGATGaggaaaacaacttttttttagaCACACAGATTTAGAAGAATGTTGAATGCTTATGGTGGCTTTGTTTACATAATTGCTGCCTTTGGACATAATTATGCACAAAATGATGTCCATGTAGCCATATCTTTCAGAGATATCAGAAGGTAATATCTAGATACTCTCTTTTGAagaatatttcagaaatatttgtatCAATGTCATTTTCACCATCAAAGAGATGCAACTTCTTCCAATTATAcaggctgtcagggttccaagtaacacccgcaACGAaaaaagactccgaggctagaagttcctcaacgttccattagagatgtcatattggcatatctgggaaaacctgaatctgaaagtttccaggttttccccacccaaaagaaagtccaagtccctgcacccacaagtccatcacatggtccaatcaatgcaccgtcccaactggagttgcctcccagtcacaccactccaggcgcaaggcaggatgtccttgactctcagagaaaagaatgtaattgtggctagatatctctccaactccatacaatcccctctcccagtttcccacagcactaaatgtggcagccctaaaTTCCAAAgtgaaagatggcttccaggactgacaaaGGCTTTAACAGGATTTTTAACAATTAACAAACATTTGCAGTTAAACTCTGAAACAAATTACAATTTCTAGACCCACTACTTTCTTGGGAGATCTATTGGCTTTGTGATCCATGCTGACACCTGTTGGCTGCCCTAAGAGCTACAATAATAACATTGTAGAGTATGCATGAGTTTAGCTTTTAACAATGAAATGCTGTGCTTTTgtttagaaataaaatttaatgagTTCAGTAAAATGACACACAAGTAAATGTGCATTTCTGATACAATACACTCAGGTCAAATATTAGTCACTTAAATTAATAATGTAGATTACTAATCTGATGAATAATTCTGATTATTGTGCAttaaactttttttcttgttcattTAGTTAGTTTTGTATCACTGGGAAAATATTTTACTATACATTTGGCTTGGATCACATCATCAGGCTCACAGATAAAAGAGATACTGTTTAAACagaggtggggtgtgtgtgtttgcagaAATCAGTGTATCATAGATATGCATTTTCACATGGCACATCAGTCATTTCTATATTGTATTGAAGTTGTTTCATCTTCATCATGCGCAGCATTGCTCTCAACCATTGCAGTGAGTCAACAAATTAGGTTTTTGCTTGGGGGTAAAATGGAAGGTTTAAAATGTAGAGTTGTATTAAATCTGAATGTTGAGTAGACATTGTAGGCTGAGTTAAGCACAGCACCAGGCTGCCTCCAAAAGTTAATGTGGGCTAGAAGTGGAGATTATCAGGAAACTTCAAGGCTGAAGACTAGATTGGGGAAGCCGCTTCATTTTCtcaaataaatatgagtcaatctaCATTTAATTCATGTACC
It encodes the following:
- the BATF gene encoding basic leucine zipper transcriptional factor ATF-like; this translates as MPHSSDSSDSSSFSQSSSSSKQDSSDEMRKVQRREKNRIAAQKSRQRQTEKADHLHLESEDLERQNAALRREIKHLTEELKHFSTVLNSHETHCSILQTQPPGPSEVLFTPLAFPQSHISSSCFQH